A genomic segment from Syntrophotalea acetylenivorans encodes:
- a CDS encoding phosphate/phosphite/phosphonate ABC transporter substrate-binding protein gives MFTEVNESDARAAIKVWGQTVARDRGIAAAPEPLLFNDEEEMLNALQNKAVDVVAVSTLEYELLQRKTTFGPLFFTVHDNELSEEYLLLAHRDGPVQSLADLAGRVIQFHDNLRLCLAPLWLDSLLIENGQKPSESFAGRITKKANLSKVLLPVFFRQVDACVVSRSGFDTITELNPQLGRQLVVIASSSAVVPAVFAFRSDYAPPTRKLYLMVFAISMEQPLADRFSWYSTATRSKNTPSPS, from the coding sequence ATGTTCACCGAAGTCAATGAAAGCGATGCCAGAGCAGCAATAAAGGTCTGGGGCCAGACTGTTGCCAGAGATCGCGGCATTGCTGCGGCGCCGGAGCCTCTGTTATTCAACGATGAGGAGGAGATGCTTAACGCACTGCAAAACAAAGCGGTGGATGTGGTGGCCGTATCGACCCTCGAATACGAACTTTTGCAGCGGAAGACAACTTTCGGCCCGCTCTTTTTCACAGTCCATGACAATGAACTAAGTGAAGAATATCTCCTGCTGGCGCACCGCGACGGCCCCGTTCAAAGCCTTGCCGATCTAGCGGGCCGCGTCATACAGTTCCACGACAATTTACGCCTCTGCCTTGCCCCCCTATGGTTGGACAGCCTGCTGATCGAGAACGGTCAGAAACCCAGCGAATCGTTTGCCGGACGAATTACCAAAAAAGCAAACCTCTCCAAGGTACTGCTTCCAGTCTTTTTCCGTCAGGTCGATGCGTGCGTAGTCAGCCGCAGCGGTTTTGATACCATCACTGAATTAAATCCCCAACTCGGCCGGCAGCTTGTGGTGATAGCCTCTTCTTCGGCAGTGGTTCCGGCCGTCTTCGCTTTTCGAAGCGATTATGCCCCCCCTACAAGGAAGCTTTACTTGATGGTATTCGCAATCTCCATGGAACAGCCGCTGGCCGACAGGTTCTCATGGTATTCAACGGCAACAAGATCGAAGAACACCCCAAGTCCTTCTTAA